In Pyxidicoccus trucidator, a single genomic region encodes these proteins:
- the ribB gene encoding 3,4-dihydroxy-2-butanone-4-phosphate synthase, which yields MQPSRRTDPSMSHDTQLSSIEDAIRDIRDGKFVIVADDEDRENEGDLIMAAEKVTPEHLAFMVRHTSGIVCQPMLAERLDALRLPQMVADNTESHRTAFTVSVDFRHGTTTGVSAADRAKTIRALVDPNSKADDFLRPGHIFPLRYREGGVLRRAGHTEATVDLSRLAGLEPSGILCELVKDDGTMMRMPDLMTFSREHKLAVITIADLIEHRRRKDRLVRREPGQHTVTTRYGEFTALTYTWLPDGVKSLVLVKGDPAARPSTLVRLHAACALGDVFGSPSCNCNVLLDQSLARIAREGNGVLVYLPGMHGDDFGINHKRNTDGSSGPTRGPQESRDLGMGCQILNDLGVRSLQVMTNTDITYRGLAGFGLTIDKRVPLLAD from the coding sequence GGACCGAGAGAACGAGGGTGACCTCATCATGGCGGCGGAGAAGGTGACGCCCGAGCACCTCGCCTTCATGGTCCGCCACACCAGCGGCATCGTCTGCCAGCCCATGCTGGCCGAGCGGCTGGACGCGCTCCGCCTGCCGCAGATGGTGGCGGACAACACCGAGTCCCACCGCACCGCCTTCACCGTCTCCGTGGACTTCCGGCACGGCACCACCACCGGCGTGTCGGCGGCGGACCGCGCGAAGACCATCCGCGCGCTGGTGGACCCGAACAGCAAGGCGGACGACTTCCTGCGCCCCGGCCACATCTTCCCGCTGCGCTACCGCGAGGGCGGCGTCCTGCGCCGCGCCGGCCACACCGAGGCAACGGTGGACCTCTCCCGCCTCGCGGGCCTGGAGCCCTCCGGCATCCTCTGCGAGCTGGTGAAGGACGACGGCACCATGATGCGGATGCCGGACCTGATGACCTTCTCCCGCGAGCACAAGCTGGCGGTCATCACCATCGCCGACCTCATCGAGCACCGCCGCCGCAAGGACCGGCTGGTGCGCCGCGAGCCCGGCCAGCACACCGTCACCACCCGCTACGGCGAGTTCACCGCCCTCACCTACACGTGGCTGCCGGACGGCGTGAAGTCGCTGGTGCTCGTGAAGGGCGACCCCGCGGCCCGCCCCAGCACGCTGGTGCGGCTGCATGCCGCGTGCGCCCTGGGCGACGTGTTCGGCTCGCCGTCCTGCAACTGCAACGTGCTGCTGGACCAGTCGCTCGCCCGCATCGCCCGTGAGGGCAACGGCGTCCTCGTCTACCTGCCCGGCATGCACGGCGACGACTTCGGCATCAACCACAAGCGCAACACCGACGGCAGCAGCGGCCCGACGAGGGGCCCGCAGGAGTCGCGCGACCTGGGCATGGGCTGCCAGATCCTCAACGACCTGGGCGTGCGCTCGCTCCAGGTGATGACCAACACGGACATCACCTATCGCGGCCTCGCGGGCTTCGGCCTCACCATCGACAAGCGCGTGCCGCTGCTCGCCGACTGA